Proteins encoded together in one Lathyrus oleraceus cultivar Zhongwan6 chromosome 5, CAAS_Psat_ZW6_1.0, whole genome shotgun sequence window:
- the LOC127081458 gene encoding uncharacterized protein LOC127081458, with translation SNHFVQPGTGQNNLMLPSARPPTLGSLSIRPPIQPVNSTAMNQQMHASFLQHLVRAGSSTVSHNLQMVRPDASFQADPSMSSGTSKLLSKEGDRSSKAPEDWTKNSSNYSNMSAGLENIGTTRDIPESFTRPLKLTRLNDGRKSSLASGTSDVPVSKGSSHVLGSSLLPAPAVPKAEARHPDQQSSQLPSDVEFVLLQQVLNLTPEQLSSLPPEQQQQAMDCTNTSCTPCQALECVSLSSC, from the coding sequence AGCAACCATTTTGTACAGCCTGGAACAGGGCAGAATAATTTAATGCTTCCTTCCGCACGTCCCCCAACTTTGGGAAGTTTGTCGATTAGGCCTCCAATTCAGCCAGTAAATTCAACTGCGATGAACCAGCAAATGCATGCCTCGTTCCTTCAGCATCTGGTACGTGCTGGAAGCTCAACAGTCTCGCATAATCTTCAAATGGTTCGTCCAGATGCAAGCTTTCAGGCTGACCCCTCCATGTCATCTGGTACTTCCAAGTTACTTAGTAAGGAAGGTGATAGATCTTCCAAAGCTCCTGAGGATTGGACCAAAAATAGTAGTAATTATTCAAACATGTCCGCGGGATTAGAGAATATAGGCACGACTCGTGATATTCCAGAATCCTTCACTCGTCCGTTAAAGCTCACTAGATTGAATGACGGAAGGAAATCCTCTCTTGCTTCTGGGACTTCAGATGTGCCTGTCTCCAAAGGATCATCCCATGTTCTTGGAAGTAGTTTATTACCTGCACCTGCAGTTCCTAAAGCAGAAGCGCGGCACCCTGACCAACAATCTTCACAGCTTCCATCTGACGTGGAGTTTGTTTTGCTGCAACAAGTATTGAACCTAACACCGGAGCAATTGAGTTCCCTGCCACCAGAGCAGCAACAACAAGCCATGGATTGCACCAATACTAGCTGCACACCGTGCCAGGCCTTGGAGTGTGTTAGCCTATCATCTTGTTAG